One genomic window of Bactrocera dorsalis isolate Fly_Bdor chromosome 4, ASM2337382v1, whole genome shotgun sequence includes the following:
- the LOC105231660 gene encoding uncharacterized protein LOC105231660: MAKWFILSVLLCAGGIVHGKPTFGKEHVHIRIHLAEDHGDHGHGGGHGGGGFGGHETVIIDGGGHGGGHGGGGYGGGGGHGHGGGDIIGPLTGGLLGGGFISGGHGGGHDHGHGGGHDHGHGGGGYGGGGGGHHETIILDAGGHGHGGGGGGYGGGHGGGYGGGYSAGGHGGSAESHTLIISDAGGHGGHGGGGGGHGGGYGGGHDGGHGGGHGGGAEAHTLIISDAGGHGGHGGGGGGGGYGGGYSSGGHGGGGAQVDTYAIIKESGSGYSAGGHGGHGGGGGGGGYSYGGGHGGSSGGDSHLAKIAAIAAASSGSHSSGGGGYGGGGYGGSGGGHDDAHIAAAAAAASSSSHGSSGSYSSGGGYSSGGDSHSIANIAAVAAASDSHSGGGGGYGGGGYDGGSSYSSGGGYGGSGGHLDTAVIAAAAGSHGDASAGSGGGGGGGYNYAPASGGGGWQSSGSGGWAASGSGGGSGWYKRK, from the exons ATGGCCAAGTGGTTCATA CTGAGCGTTCTGCTGTGCGCCGGTGGCATTGTACATGGCAAGCCCACCTTCGGCAAGGAACACGTGCATATTCGCATCCATCTGGCTGAGGATCATGGCGACCATGGTCATGGGGGTGGACATGGCGGTGGAGGGTTTGGTGGTCATGAAACAGTGATTATTGATGGCGGTGGACATGGTGGCGGACATGGCGGTGGCGGCtacggtggtggtggtggtcaTGGGCATGGTGGTGGCGATATCATTGGACCATTGACTGGCGGTTTGTTGGGCGGTGGTTTTATAAGTGGCGGACACGGTGGCGGTCACGATCACGGACATGGTGGTGGTCATGATCATGGACATGGTGGCGGCGGATACGGTGGTGGAGGTGGTGGTCATCATGAGACTATTATTTTGGATGCTGGCGGTCATGGTCAtggtggcggcggtggcggcTATGGCGGTGGTCATGGTGGCGGATACGGCGGCGGTTATAGTGCAGGTGGACACGGTGGTAGCGCTGAAAGCCATACACTTATTATCTCAGACGCTGGCGGCCATGGTGGAcacggcggtggtggtggtggtcaTGGCGGCGGATACGGTGGCGGTCATGATGGTGGTCACGGCGGTGGTCATGGTGGCGGCGCTGAAGCACATACGCTTATCATCTCGGACGCTGGTGGTCATGGGGGACACggcggtggtggcggcggcggcggctaTGGTGGCGGTTATAGTTCAGGTGGACATGGCGGCGGTGGTGCTCAAGTAGATACCTATGCAATTATCAAGGAATCTGGCAGTGGTTACAGCGCCGGCGGTCATGGTGGAcatggcggcggcggcggcggcggtggctaCAGCTACGGCGGTGGTCATGGTGGCAGCAGTGGCGGTGACTCACATTTGGCGAAAATCGCAGCCATAGCAGCAGCATCTAGTGGCTCACACAGCAGCGGCGGCGGTGGTTATGGTGGTGGTGGATATGGCGGTAGCGGAGGTGGTCATGATGACGCACACATAGCTGCAGCCGCAGCTGCGGCCAGTTCATCTTCGCATGGAAGCAGCGGCAGTTATAGCAGCGGTGGTGGCTACAGCAGTGGTGGCGACTCACATTCCATTGCTAATATAGCTGCCGTAGCAGCTGCTAGCGACTCACAcagcggtggtggtggtggctaTGGCGGTGGCGGTTATGACGGTGGCAGTAGCTACAGCAGCGGTGGTGGTTATGGCGGTAGCGGCGGTCATCTCGATACTGCTGTTATTGCCGCAGCAGCCGGCTCACATGGAGATGCAAGTGCCGgtagcggcggcggcggtggtggtggctACAACTATGCGCCAGCAAGCGGTGGGGGAGGCTGGCAATCGTCCGGCAGCGGTGGTTGGGCGGCCTccggcagcggcggcggcagtGGTTGGTACAAACGAAAATGA